From a region of the Zingiber officinale cultivar Zhangliang chromosome 4B, Zo_v1.1, whole genome shotgun sequence genome:
- the LOC121975960 gene encoding protein transport protein SEC23-like, whose product MDTPSLPPPSMGYSPPVATANTLMPRPERRPTPLAFSSPSTFSPLPPQQNQLPRTSSQTPSSLSSGDGVHVNTPLSQFSTPPGPPLFSPPLRPAAVPFRATPTTPQPVPFSSGSTLPTSSSPHYSNGSHELSLHHSAGLDESTFESPYVLFSAHKVLKRKKLANVPCLGFGALVSPGREIAPGPEVVHREPYRCQSCGAYANLYCEILIGSGQWQCVICQRLNSSDGEYIVPSKEDLQNWQELSSSAIDYVQIGNKRPGFIPVSDSRMTAPIFLVIDECLDEAHLQHLQGSLHAFVDSLPPTTRLGVITYGRTVSVYDFSEGSVASADVIPGDKSPTEESLRALIYGTGVYLSPVHASLPVMHTIFSSLRSYKLNIPEASRDRCIGTAVEVALAIIRGPSADMTRGIIKRSGGNCRIIACIGGPSTYGPGSVPHSVSHPNYDYMERTAMKWMEHLGQEALRHETMVDILCAGTCPVRIPVLQPLAKSSGGVLILHDDFGEAFGVNLQRASMRASGSHGLFEIRCSDDILVTQVIGPGEEATADSHETFKNDSSFCIQMHSVEETQSFSLSMETKGDIKNDYVYFQFAARYLNIYQADISRVITVRLPTVDSVSMYLRSIQEDVAAVLIAKRALLHAKTSSDAIDMRLTVDERVKDIALKFGSQPPKSKLYQFPRELSTLPESLFHLRRGSLLGNIVGHEDERSVLRNLFLNASFDLSLRMLAPRCLMHHEGGTFEELPAYDLAMQSNAAVVLDHGTDIFIWLGTELAAQEGKSAAALAACKTLAEELSEQRFPAPRILSFKEGSSQARYFVSRLIPAHKDPPYEQEARFPQLRTLTPEQRTKLKCSFIHFDDYSFCEWMRSLKLVPPEPS is encoded by the exons ATGGATACTCCATCACTTCCACCTCCTTCTATGGGCTACTCTCCTCCAGTTGCCACTGCTAATACCCTAATGCCTCGACCTGAACGGCGGCCTACTCCGCTTGCATTCTCCTCTCCATCAACATTTTCTCCTCTGCCACCCCAACAAAACCAACTACCTCGCACATCGTCACAGACGCCTAGCTCACTGTCATCAGGAGACGGAGTCCATGTTAACACTCCCCTTTCACAGTTCAGCACTCCTCCCGGACCACCACTTTTCTCTCCACCTCTTCGGCCAGCGGCAGTGCCTTTCCGAGCTACACCAACGACCCCGCAACCAGTACCATTCTCGTCAGGATCTACTTTACCAACATCCTCATCGCCTCATTATTCCAATGGATCCCATGAGCTGTCATTGCACCATTCTGCTGGTCTGGATGAGTCTACTTTTGAGTCCCCGTATGTTCTATTTTCCGCTCACAAG GTGTTAAAGCGTAAAAAACTTGCAAATGTGCCTTGCTTGGGTTTTGGAGCTTTGGTCTCCCCTGGGAGAGAAATTGCACCTGGTCCTGAGGTTGTACACCGTGAACCTTATCGTTGTCAAAGTTGCGGGGCTTATGCAAACCTTTACTGTGAAATTCTAATTGGATCAGGACAGTGGCAGTGTGTAATATGTCAGAGATTGAATAGCAGTGATGGCGAATATATAGTTCCCAGTAAGGAAGATCTTCAAAACTGGCAAGAACTCTCTTCCTCAGCTATTGATTATGTTCAGATAGGAAATAAACGGCCAGGTTTTATTCCAGTTTCTGACTCGAGAATGACTGCACCTATTTTTCTTGTAATTGATGAATGCTTAGATGAAGCACATCTTCAACATCTCCAAGGTTCTTTGCATGCTTTTGTTGACTCCCTGCCCCCCACTACAAGGCTTGGTGTCATAACATATGGACGGACAGTGTCAGTGTATGATTTTTCAGAGGGCTCAGTGGCATCAGCTGATGTTATACCAGGTGACAAATCACCCACCGAAGAATCTTTGAGAGCTCTCATATATGGCACTGGTGTTTATTTGTCACCCGTACATGCTTCACTTCCCGTGATGCACACTATATTTTCATCTCTAAGGTCGTATAAACTCAACATTCCAGAAGCATCTCGTGACCGATGCATAGGTACAGCAGTGGAGGTTGCTCTAGCAATCATTCGTGGACCATCAGCTGATATGACACGTGGAATCATCAAAAGATCAGGAGGCAATTGCAGAATCATTGCCTGTATTGGTGGTCCTAGTACTTATGGACCTGGATCAGTTCCACACTCAGTTTCTCATCCAAATTATGATTACATGGAGAGGACAGCTATGAAGTGGATGGAACATCTTGGTCAAGAAGCACTCCGACATGAGACTATGGTGGATATTCTTTGTGCAGGTACATGCCCAGTTAGGATTCCTGTTCTACAGCCTCTAGCAAAAAGCTCTGGTGGTGTACTGATACTTCATGACGATTTTGGAGAAGCATTTGGTGTCAACTTGCAAAGAGCATCCATGAGGGCTTCCGGTTCACATGGATTGTTTGAAATACGCTGTTCGGATGATATTCTTGTGACTCAAGTCATTGGGCCAGGAGAAGAGGCCACTGCTGATTCACATGAAACATTCAAGAATGACTCTTCATTTTGTATCCAGATGCATAGTGTTGAAGAAACACAGAGCTTTTCCTTGTCCATGGAAACTAAAGGAGATATTAAGAATGACTATGTTTATTTCCAATTTGCAGCTcgttatttaaatatatatcaaGCAGACATTTCTAGAGTGATTACTGTCAGGTTACCTACTGTGGATAGTGTATCCATGTATCTTAGAAGTATCCAAGAAGATGTAGCTGCTGTGCTTATTGCTAAGAGAGCTCTCTTGCATGCTAAGACATCTTCTGACGCTATTGATATGAGACTTACAGTAGATGAAAGAGTTAAGGATATTGCTTTAAAGTTTGGTTCTCAGCCACCCAAGTCCAAGCTTTATCAGTTTCCTCGGGAGTTATCAACTCTTCCTGAAAGCTTATTCCATCTTAGAAGGGGATCACTGTTAGGAAATATTGTTGGTCATGAGGATGAAAGGTCAGTCTTAAGAAACTTGTTCTTGAATGCCTCATTTGATTTGTCCCTTCGGATGTTGGCACCTCGATGTCTGATGCATCATGAAGGAGGTACCTTTGAGGAGTTACCAGCATATGATCTTGCTATGCAATCTAATGCAGCTGTGGTCCTTGACCATGGAACAGATATTTTCATATGGTTG GGTACTGAGCTTGCAGCTCAAGAAGGAAAAAGTGCAGCAGCTTTAGCAGCTTGTAAAACATTAGCTGAGGAACTATCTGAGCAACGCTTTCCAGCTCCTCGGATTCTTTCATTTAAA GAGGGAAGCTCCCAGGCTCGGTATTTTGTTTCTCGTTTGATTCCAGCACACAAGGATCCTCCTTACGAGCAG GAGGCAAGATTCCCTCAGCTTCGCACCTTAACCCCTGAGCAAAGAACAAAGCTAAAATGCAGCTTCATTCACTTTGACGATTACAGTTTTTGCGAGTGGATGCGAAGCCTGAAGCTAGTGCCCCCTGAACCCAGTTAA